One window of the Streptomyces asoensis genome contains the following:
- a CDS encoding ABC transporter ATP-binding protein: protein MTALLEVEDLRVAYGKIEAVKGISFKVEAGEVVTLIGTNGAGKTTTLRTLSGLLKPVGGQIKFNGKSLKKIPAHDIVSLGLAHSPEGRHIFPRMTIEDNLRLGAFLRNDKPGIEKDIQRAYDLFPILGERRKQAAGTLSGGEQQMLAMGRALMSQPKLLMLDEPSMGLSPIMMQKIMSTIVELKAQGMTILLIEQNAQAALSLADHGHVMEIGKIVLSGTGQHLLHDESVRKAYLGED, encoded by the coding sequence ATGACCGCACTGCTCGAAGTCGAGGACCTCCGGGTCGCCTACGGCAAGATCGAGGCCGTCAAAGGCATCTCGTTCAAGGTCGAGGCCGGCGAGGTCGTCACCCTGATCGGCACCAACGGCGCCGGCAAGACCACCACCCTGCGCACCCTGTCCGGCCTGCTCAAGCCCGTCGGCGGCCAGATCAAATTCAACGGCAAATCGCTGAAGAAGATCCCCGCCCACGACATCGTCTCGCTCGGACTCGCCCACTCCCCCGAGGGGCGGCACATCTTCCCGCGCATGACGATCGAGGACAACCTCCGCCTCGGCGCCTTCCTCCGCAACGACAAGCCCGGCATCGAGAAGGACATCCAGCGCGCCTACGACCTCTTCCCCATCCTGGGAGAGCGCCGCAAGCAGGCCGCCGGCACCCTGTCCGGCGGCGAACAGCAGATGCTCGCCATGGGCCGCGCCCTGATGTCCCAGCCCAAACTGCTCATGCTGGACGAGCCCTCCATGGGCCTCTCCCCCATCATGATGCAGAAGATCATGTCCACCATCGTCGAGCTCAAGGCCCAGGGCATGACCATCCTGCTCATCGAGCAGAACGCCCAGGCCGCCCTGTCGCTCGCCGACCACGGCCACGTCATGGAGATCGGCAAGATCGTGCTCTCCGGCACCGGCCAGCACCTCCTCCACGACGAGTCCGTCCGCAAGGCGTACCTCGGCGAGGACTGA
- a CDS encoding ANTAR domain-containing response regulator, producing the protein MTAPESPQPVDAPDDDKSHVPPLTTRVVIAEDEALIRLDLKEMLEEEGYSVVGEAGDGEQAIELAREHKPDLVILDVKMPKLDGISAAEKIAEERIAPVLMLTAFSQRDLVERARDAGAMAYLVKPFSKSDVVPAIEMAVSRFTELRELENEVADLTLRLETRKLVDRAKSILQTEYGLTEPAAFRWIQKTSMDRRMSMQQVAEAVILDADEKKSSKG; encoded by the coding sequence GTGACCGCCCCCGAGTCGCCCCAGCCCGTGGACGCGCCCGACGACGACAAGTCGCACGTACCTCCGCTGACGACCCGTGTCGTCATCGCCGAGGACGAGGCCCTGATCCGCCTCGACCTCAAAGAGATGCTGGAGGAGGAGGGCTACAGCGTCGTCGGCGAGGCCGGTGACGGTGAGCAGGCGATCGAGCTCGCCCGCGAGCACAAGCCGGACCTGGTCATCCTCGACGTGAAGATGCCCAAGCTGGACGGCATCTCCGCCGCCGAGAAGATCGCCGAGGAGCGCATCGCGCCGGTGCTGATGCTGACGGCGTTCTCGCAGCGCGATCTCGTCGAGCGGGCGCGGGACGCCGGTGCGATGGCGTACCTGGTGAAGCCGTTCAGCAAGAGTGACGTCGTCCCGGCGATCGAGATGGCCGTCTCGCGGTTCACGGAGCTGCGGGAGCTGGAGAACGAGGTCGCGGACCTGACGCTGCGGCTGGAGACCCGCAAGTTGGTGGACCGGGCGAAGTCGATTCTCCAGACGGAGTACGGGCTGACGGAGCCGGCGGCGTTCCGGTGGATCCAGAAGACGTCGATGGACCGGCGGATGTCGATGCAGCAGGTGGCGGAGGCGGTCATCCTGGACGCGGACGAGAAGAAGTCGTCCAAGGGCTGA
- a CDS encoding helix-turn-helix domain-containing protein, which translates to MEQHSPSIRAQAVALMRQGAPNRLVAEHLNIPRGTVGWWRSEDRKARGERYEQPTDCPNCTGREFDEIAYAYLLGLYLGDGHIVSKTKQHHLSIFCNATQTGLIAAAEEAMRKVMPLPNVSQRHKTGCVEVKSYTRHWTCMFPQHGPGKKHERPIVLEPWQQGIVDAHPWEFVRGLIHSDGCRITNWTTRIVAGEPKRYEYPRYFFTNVSDDIRRLFTDTLEKLGIEWTHCTRNGNPYNISVAKKAHVALLDTHVGPKY; encoded by the coding sequence ATGGAACAGCACAGTCCTTCGATTCGCGCCCAAGCCGTCGCACTCATGCGCCAAGGTGCTCCCAATCGTCTCGTGGCTGAGCATCTGAACATTCCGCGCGGCACCGTCGGCTGGTGGCGCAGCGAGGACCGCAAAGCCCGTGGCGAGAGATACGAACAGCCGACGGACTGCCCCAATTGCACCGGCCGCGAGTTCGATGAGATCGCATACGCCTACCTGCTCGGCCTGTACCTCGGCGACGGCCACATCGTCTCGAAAACCAAGCAGCACCACCTCTCCATCTTCTGCAACGCCACGCAGACCGGCCTGATCGCGGCAGCCGAAGAAGCCATGCGCAAGGTGATGCCGCTCCCGAACGTCAGCCAGCGTCACAAGACTGGCTGCGTCGAGGTGAAGTCGTACACAAGGCACTGGACTTGTATGTTTCCCCAGCACGGCCCCGGCAAGAAGCACGAGCGGCCCATCGTCCTCGAACCCTGGCAACAGGGCATCGTCGACGCCCACCCCTGGGAGTTCGTCCGGGGTCTCATCCACTCCGACGGGTGCCGCATCACCAACTGGACGACCCGCATCGTTGCCGGTGAACCCAAGCGCTACGAATACCCCCGGTACTTCTTCACCAACGTCTCCGACGACATCCGGCGGCTCTTCACCGACACCCTCGAAAAGCTGGGCATCGAGTGGACGCACTGCACCCGCAACGGGAACCCCTACAACATCTCCGTCGCCAAGAAGGCGCACGTCGCCCTACTCGACACCCACGTAGGCCCCAAGTACTGA
- the pyk gene encoding pyruvate kinase, with translation MRRAKIVCTLGPATDTYDQIKALVDAGMDVARFNLSHGGHAEHEERYQRVRKASDETGRSVGLLADLQGPKIRLGNFAEGPVLLERGDTFTITVEEGTEGDRNSCGTTYAGLAADVTTGERILVDDGKVCLEVTDVDGPRVHTRVIEGGVISDHKGLNLPGVAVSVPALSKKDEDDLRWALRTGFDVIALSFVRSGRDIVDVHRIMDDEGRRLPVIAKIEKPQAVENIDDIVAAFDGIMVARGDLGVEMPLEQVPIVQKRAIKLAKRNAKPVIVATQMLDSMIENSRPTRAEASDVANAVIDGTDAVMLSGETSVGKYAIQTVRTMAKIVEAAEEDILAKGLPDLTANNKPRTQGGAVARAAAEIGDFLDAKFLVAFTQSGDTVRRLSRYRSPIPLLAFTPEPATRSQLSLTWGVETFLGPHADSTDAMVDQVDELLLRYGRCEKGDVVVITAGSLTGVSGSTNLVRVHHVGEDDSPK, from the coding sequence ATGCGCCGAGCAAAAATCGTCTGCACCCTGGGCCCCGCCACCGACACATACGACCAGATCAAAGCCCTGGTCGACGCCGGAATGGACGTAGCCCGCTTCAACCTCAGCCACGGCGGCCACGCCGAGCACGAGGAGCGCTACCAGCGCGTCCGCAAGGCCTCCGACGAAACCGGCCGCAGCGTTGGCCTCCTCGCCGACCTTCAGGGCCCGAAGATCCGCCTCGGCAACTTCGCGGAAGGCCCCGTACTCCTTGAACGCGGCGACACCTTCACCATCACCGTCGAAGAAGGCACAGAAGGCGACCGCAACAGCTGCGGCACCACCTACGCCGGCCTCGCAGCCGACGTCACCACCGGCGAACGCATCCTCGTCGACGACGGCAAGGTCTGCCTGGAGGTCACCGACGTCGACGGACCACGCGTCCACACCCGCGTCATCGAAGGCGGCGTGATCTCCGACCACAAAGGCCTCAACCTCCCCGGCGTCGCCGTCTCCGTCCCCGCCCTCTCCAAGAAGGACGAGGACGACCTCCGCTGGGCGCTCCGCACCGGCTTCGACGTCATCGCCCTCTCCTTCGTCCGCAGCGGCCGCGACATCGTGGACGTCCACCGGATCATGGACGACGAAGGCCGCCGCCTCCCCGTCATCGCCAAGATCGAGAAGCCCCAGGCCGTCGAGAACATCGACGACATCGTCGCCGCCTTCGACGGAATCATGGTGGCCCGCGGCGACCTCGGCGTCGAGATGCCCCTCGAACAGGTCCCCATCGTCCAAAAGCGCGCGATCAAGCTGGCGAAGCGCAACGCCAAGCCCGTCATCGTCGCCACCCAGATGCTCGACTCCATGATCGAGAACTCCCGCCCCACCCGCGCCGAAGCCTCCGACGTCGCCAACGCCGTCATCGACGGCACCGACGCGGTGATGCTCTCCGGCGAGACCAGCGTCGGCAAATACGCCATCCAGACCGTTCGCACCATGGCGAAGATCGTCGAAGCTGCCGAAGAGGACATCCTCGCCAAGGGCCTGCCCGACCTCACCGCCAACAACAAACCCCGCACCCAGGGCGGCGCCGTCGCCCGAGCCGCCGCCGAGATCGGCGACTTCCTCGACGCCAAGTTCCTCGTCGCCTTCACCCAGAGCGGCGACACCGTCCGCCGCCTCTCCCGCTACCGCTCCCCGATCCCCCTCCTCGCCTTCACCCCGGAACCGGCGACCCGCTCCCAGCTGAGCCTGACCTGGGGCGTCGAGACGTTCCTCGGCCCCCACGCGGACTCCACGGACGCGATGGTCGACCAGGTGGACGAGCTGCTGCTGAGGTACGGCCGCTGCGAGAAGGGCGACGTGGTGGTCATCACGGCGGGTTCGCTCACCGGCGTCTCGGGCTCGACCAACCTGGTCCGCGTCCACCACGTCGGAGAGGACGACAGCCCGAAGTAG
- a CDS encoding SIMPL domain-containing protein — protein sequence MTSPQNPPYGTPDAPLLTVRGEAELEVDPEIARIGITLTARGRDRRTTLDDLTRRNTTALDLLKSYGDAVENLSTGAVSLTPELAPRGRSERVRTYHGTIHLTAELTDFTALGELTTRLADLDLTRIDGPTWELRPTSPVHRQARQQAVREAVQRADEYAEALGTTVAALLELADTGTAGGRPRAAFGRRAVRFSMAATEADTEAPEPLDLEPQRIQVHAEVSAQFTMNPPSR from the coding sequence ATGACCTCCCCGCAGAATCCCCCCTACGGCACACCCGACGCCCCCCTCCTCACGGTCCGCGGCGAGGCCGAACTCGAAGTCGACCCCGAGATCGCCCGCATCGGCATCACCCTCACCGCCCGCGGCCGCGACCGCCGCACCACCCTCGACGACCTCACCCGCCGCAACACCACCGCCCTCGACCTCCTCAAGTCCTACGGCGACGCGGTCGAGAACCTCTCCACCGGCGCCGTCTCCCTCACCCCCGAACTCGCCCCACGAGGCCGAAGCGAACGCGTCCGCACCTACCACGGCACCATCCACCTCACCGCCGAACTCACCGACTTCACCGCCCTCGGCGAACTCACCACCCGCCTCGCCGACCTCGACCTCACCAGGATCGACGGCCCCACCTGGGAACTCCGCCCCACCTCACCCGTCCACCGCCAAGCCCGGCAACAAGCCGTACGCGAAGCCGTACAGCGAGCCGACGAATACGCCGAGGCACTCGGCACCACCGTCGCCGCCCTCCTCGAACTCGCCGACACCGGCACAGCCGGCGGACGCCCCCGCGCCGCCTTCGGCCGCCGCGCCGTCCGCTTCTCCATGGCCGCCACCGAAGCCGACACCGAGGCCCCCGAACCCCTCGACCTCGAACCACAGCGCATCCAGGTCCACGCCGAGGTCAGCGCGCAGTTCACGATGAATCCACCGAGCCGGTGA
- a CDS encoding bifunctional metallophosphatase/5'-nucleotidase → MPLNRRKFLKKSAVTGAGVAIAGAAAAPAQAAEAKKPGKPVKQPKRYALTVLGTTDLHGHVFNWDYFKDAEYKDAAGNAQGLARISTLVNQIRKEKGRENTLLLDAGDTIQGTPLTYYYAKVDPITAKGGPVHPMAQAMNAIGYDAAALGNHEFNYGIETLRKFESQLRFPLLGANAVDAKTLKPAFQPYVIKTFCVKGAPPVKVAVLGLTNPGIAIWDKAYVQGKLAFPGLEEQAAKWVPKLKSLGADVVIVSAHSGSSGTSSYGDQLPYVENSAALVAQQVPDIDAVLVGHAHVEIPELKVVNAKTGKTVVLSEPLAYAERLSVFDVELVFEKGRWTVESVASKVLNSNTVADDPKITKLLGDEHAKVVAYVNQVVGSATETLTTVEARYKDAPIIDLITKVQEDVVKAALAGTSYASLPVIAQASPFSRTSEIPAGQVTIRDLSSLYVYDNTLVAKLMTGAQVRAYLEYSAQYFVQTAAGAVVDTEKLTNAAGRPDYNYDYVSGLVYEIDIAQAAGSRIKNLTFNGVALDDAQQFVLAVNNYRANGGGAFPHVASAQELWSESTEIRTRISEWVTAKGVLDPKDFASVDWKLTRDGTPVF, encoded by the coding sequence ATGCCGTTGAATCGCCGGAAGTTCCTGAAGAAGTCCGCTGTGACCGGGGCGGGGGTGGCGATCGCGGGTGCTGCGGCGGCTCCGGCGCAGGCCGCCGAGGCGAAGAAGCCGGGGAAGCCGGTCAAGCAGCCGAAGCGGTATGCGCTGACGGTGCTGGGGACGACGGACCTGCATGGTCACGTGTTCAACTGGGACTACTTCAAGGACGCGGAGTACAAGGACGCGGCCGGTAACGCGCAGGGACTGGCGCGCATCTCGACGCTGGTGAACCAGATCCGTAAGGAGAAGGGGCGCGAGAACACGCTGCTGCTGGACGCGGGTGACACGATCCAGGGCACTCCGCTGACGTACTACTACGCGAAGGTGGACCCGATCACCGCCAAGGGTGGTCCGGTGCATCCGATGGCGCAGGCGATGAACGCGATCGGGTATGACGCGGCGGCGCTGGGCAACCACGAGTTCAACTACGGCATCGAGACGCTGCGGAAGTTCGAGTCGCAGTTGCGGTTCCCGCTGCTGGGTGCGAACGCGGTGGACGCGAAGACGCTGAAGCCGGCGTTCCAGCCCTATGTGATCAAGACGTTCTGCGTGAAGGGTGCGCCGCCGGTGAAGGTGGCCGTCCTGGGGCTGACGAACCCGGGTATCGCGATCTGGGACAAGGCGTATGTGCAGGGCAAGCTGGCGTTCCCGGGGCTGGAGGAGCAGGCGGCGAAGTGGGTGCCGAAGCTGAAGTCGCTGGGTGCGGATGTGGTGATCGTGTCGGCGCACTCGGGTTCGTCGGGTACGTCGTCGTACGGTGACCAGCTGCCGTATGTGGAGAACTCGGCGGCGTTGGTGGCGCAGCAGGTGCCGGACATCGACGCGGTTCTGGTGGGTCACGCGCATGTGGAGATTCCGGAGCTGAAGGTCGTCAACGCGAAGACCGGGAAGACGGTCGTGTTGTCGGAGCCGTTGGCGTATGCGGAGCGGCTGTCGGTGTTCGATGTGGAGCTGGTGTTCGAGAAGGGGCGGTGGACGGTCGAGTCCGTTGCCTCGAAGGTGTTGAACTCCAACACGGTCGCGGACGACCCGAAGATCACGAAGTTGCTGGGTGACGAGCACGCGAAGGTCGTGGCGTACGTCAACCAGGTGGTCGGTTCGGCGACGGAGACGTTGACGACGGTGGAGGCGCGGTACAAGGACGCTCCGATCATCGACCTGATCACGAAGGTGCAGGAGGATGTCGTCAAGGCGGCGCTGGCGGGTACGTCGTACGCCTCGCTGCCGGTGATCGCGCAGGCGTCGCCGTTCTCGCGGACGTCGGAGATCCCGGCCGGTCAGGTGACGATCCGGGATCTGTCGAGCCTGTACGTGTACGACAACACGCTGGTGGCGAAGTTGATGACGGGTGCGCAGGTGCGGGCGTACCTGGAGTACTCGGCGCAGTACTTCGTGCAGACGGCTGCGGGTGCGGTGGTCGACACGGAGAAGCTGACGAACGCGGCGGGGCGTCCGGACTACAACTACGACTATGTGTCGGGTCTGGTGTACGAGATCGACATCGCTCAGGCGGCGGGTTCGCGGATCAAGAACCTGACGTTCAACGGGGTGGCGTTGGACGATGCGCAGCAGTTCGTGCTTGCGGTGAACAACTACCGGGCCAATGGTGGTGGCGCGTTCCCGCATGTGGCGTCGGCGCAGGAGCTGTGGTCGGAGTCGACGGAGATCCGTACGCGGATTTCGGAGTGGGTGACGGCGAAGGGTGTGCTGGACCCGAAGGACTTCGCGTCGGTGGACTGGAAGCTGACGCGTGACGGTACGCCGGTGTTCTAG
- a CDS encoding lysine N(6)-hydroxylase/L-ornithine N(5)-oxygenase family protein: MNTPPHFGTDTPRDLVGIGIGPCNLSLAALAHPLAELDAVFYEQRPRFDWHPGLLIDGARIQVPFLADLVTLADPTSPWTFLNYLRTHHRLYPFYFAERFHMQRAEYDTYCRWVADQLPGLHFRHQVDAVRWNPEHDVFEVDHTQLDTHGEAEALGRTHTRNVVLGIGTEPYIPDALRPLVDAPGVPVVHAADYLTHRDTLLTAGHITVVGSGQSGAEVFLDLLRHRPTGHEQLHWIGRTDAFAPMEYSKLGLEHFTPDYTRYFHALPENTRDRLTTAQWQLHKGIDATTLAAIHDELYHRTLGGGWPDTVLTPGVRVRTAGRIATTKIELHLEHIQQNTRTRLTTDAVVLATGHRERSLDRILVGLDPYIRRDNSERPRVDEHFRLVLDPSVTATGCNIYLQNAERHTHGVGAPDLGLAAWRAATILNTLTGKETYPLPTRTAFTTFGLERPQPRVPAARQAAPTLTPLVDRR; the protein is encoded by the coding sequence ATGAACACACCCCCACACTTCGGCACCGACACCCCCCGCGACCTCGTCGGCATCGGCATCGGCCCCTGCAACCTCTCCCTGGCCGCCCTCGCCCACCCCCTCGCCGAACTCGACGCCGTCTTCTACGAACAACGCCCCCGCTTCGACTGGCACCCCGGCCTCCTCATCGACGGCGCCCGCATCCAAGTCCCCTTCCTCGCCGACCTCGTCACCCTCGCCGACCCCACCAGCCCCTGGACCTTCCTCAACTACCTCAGAACCCACCACCGCCTCTACCCCTTCTACTTCGCCGAGCGCTTCCACATGCAACGCGCCGAATACGACACCTACTGCCGCTGGGTCGCCGACCAACTCCCCGGACTCCACTTCCGCCACCAGGTCGACGCCGTCCGCTGGAACCCCGAACACGACGTCTTCGAAGTCGACCACACCCAACTCGACACCCACGGCGAAGCCGAAGCCCTCGGCCGCACCCACACCCGCAACGTCGTCCTCGGCATCGGGACCGAGCCCTACATCCCCGACGCCCTGCGCCCCCTCGTCGACGCCCCCGGCGTACCCGTCGTCCACGCCGCCGACTACCTCACCCACCGCGACACCCTCCTCACCGCCGGCCACATCACCGTCGTCGGATCAGGACAGTCCGGCGCCGAAGTCTTCCTCGACCTCCTCCGCCACCGCCCCACCGGCCACGAACAACTCCACTGGATCGGCCGCACCGACGCCTTCGCCCCCATGGAGTACTCCAAACTCGGCCTCGAACACTTCACCCCCGACTACACCCGCTACTTCCACGCCCTCCCCGAAAACACCCGCGACCGCCTCACCACCGCCCAATGGCAACTCCACAAAGGCATCGACGCCACCACCCTCGCCGCCATCCACGACGAGCTCTACCACCGCACCCTGGGCGGCGGCTGGCCCGACACCGTCCTCACCCCCGGCGTCCGCGTCCGCACCGCAGGACGCATCGCCACCACCAAGATCGAACTCCACCTCGAACACATCCAGCAGAACACCCGCACCCGCCTCACCACCGACGCCGTCGTCCTCGCCACCGGCCACCGCGAACGCTCCCTCGACCGCATCCTCGTCGGCCTCGACCCCTACATCCGCCGCGACAACAGCGAACGCCCCCGCGTCGACGAACACTTCCGCCTCGTCCTCGACCCCTCCGTCACCGCCACCGGGTGCAACATCTACCTCCAGAACGCCGAACGCCACACCCACGGCGTAGGCGCCCCCGACCTCGGCCTCGCCGCCTGGCGCGCCGCCACCATCCTCAACACCCTCACCGGCAAAGAGACCTACCCCCTCCCCACCCGCACCGCCTTCACCACCTTCGGACTCGAACGACCACAACCCCGAGTCCCCGCCGCCCGACAGGCAGCACCCACCCTCACCCCCCTCGTCGACCGACGCTGA
- a CDS encoding pyridoxal phosphate-dependent decarboxylase family protein, translating into MSIPPLASGPEGPDALRPLLTTVLDALATGTRARGGPLPAGGPQAVATRVRHAMGDVLPEHGDPTALTTLVHTLAEGAADPAHPLCAAHLHCPPLAVATAADLAVSALNPSLDSWDQAPAASELEALVTRALAAQAGMADALVTTGGTEANQLALLLARETHGPTLRLVCGANAHHSLPRAAWLLGLPEPVIIPTPTGTLDPTALTHTLTTLPGPLIVAATAGTTDAGLIDPLPAIAALTTTHGARLHIDAAYGGGLLFSNRHRHLLTGLDTAHTVTLDLHKLGWQPVAAGLLAVRDAHDLTALHHHADYLNADDDTEAGLPDLLGRSLRTTRRPDALKIAVTLKTLGRTGLGALVDQVCAHAHEFADLITAHPGFELHAPPTISTVLFRPTGATDETVAEIRRRLLTHGHAVLGRARLDGRLWLKATLLNPHTHPHDLATLLDLVEGNTPR; encoded by the coding sequence GTGAGCATCCCGCCCCTCGCCTCAGGACCCGAAGGCCCCGACGCCCTACGGCCGTTGCTCACAACCGTCCTCGACGCCCTCGCCACCGGCACCCGGGCCCGCGGAGGACCACTGCCCGCAGGCGGACCCCAAGCCGTCGCCACCCGCGTACGCCACGCGATGGGGGACGTACTCCCCGAACACGGCGACCCCACCGCCCTCACCACCCTCGTCCACACCCTCGCCGAAGGCGCCGCCGACCCCGCCCACCCCCTCTGCGCCGCCCACCTGCACTGCCCACCCCTCGCCGTCGCCACCGCCGCAGACCTCGCCGTCTCCGCCCTCAACCCCTCCCTCGACTCCTGGGACCAGGCACCGGCCGCCTCCGAACTGGAGGCACTCGTGACGCGGGCACTCGCCGCACAAGCCGGCATGGCCGACGCACTCGTCACCACCGGCGGCACCGAAGCCAACCAACTCGCCCTCCTCCTCGCCCGCGAAACCCACGGCCCCACCCTCAGGCTCGTCTGCGGCGCCAACGCCCACCACTCCCTGCCCCGCGCCGCCTGGCTCCTCGGCCTCCCCGAACCCGTGATCATCCCCACCCCCACCGGCACCCTCGACCCCACCGCCCTCACCCACACCCTCACCACCCTGCCCGGCCCCCTCATCGTCGCCGCCACCGCCGGCACCACCGACGCCGGACTCATCGACCCCCTCCCCGCCATCGCCGCCCTGACCACCACCCACGGCGCCCGCCTCCACATCGACGCCGCCTACGGAGGCGGCCTCCTCTTCAGCAACCGCCACCGCCACCTCCTCACCGGCCTCGACACCGCCCACACAGTCACCCTCGACCTGCACAAACTCGGCTGGCAACCGGTAGCCGCCGGACTCCTCGCCGTCCGCGACGCACACGACCTCACCGCACTCCACCACCACGCCGACTACCTCAACGCCGACGACGACACCGAAGCCGGCCTCCCCGACCTCCTCGGCCGCTCCCTGCGCACCACCCGACGCCCCGACGCCCTCAAGATCGCCGTCACCCTCAAAACCCTCGGCCGCACCGGCCTCGGCGCCCTCGTCGACCAAGTCTGCGCCCACGCCCACGAGTTCGCCGACCTCATCACCGCACACCCCGGCTTCGAACTCCACGCCCCACCCACCATCAGCACCGTCCTCTTCCGCCCCACCGGCGCCACCGACGAAACCGTGGCCGAGATACGCCGCCGCCTCCTCACCCACGGCCACGCCGTCCTCGGCCGAGCCCGCCTCGACGGCCGGCTCTGGCTCAAAGCCACCCTCCTCAACCCCCACACCCACCCCCACGACCTGGCCACCCTCCTCGACCTGGTGGAAGGAAACACCCCCCGATGA